One segment of Phragmites australis chromosome 13, lpPhrAust1.1, whole genome shotgun sequence DNA contains the following:
- the LOC133888908 gene encoding uncharacterized protein LOC133888908, with protein MAEARAKARAEAQAMEEHLALLQEDIRLRFLMKDEGFSGMSEAERAAKQAKAKEERLGLIRECTRLYFEKKDPDYSGMSEAERAAEAERRRQEALQEARRLQMEGHPMGRRREALAHILDFDPKQWGDYYNRFSFVDLTTFDLDEESPLGPMRFTDAVYKNKRDYQLCHAVNILSIKIACSDVGFPIHVYGTVIARDSVDEKCLYLFRRDRNHCQVINSEDESLILTGPKRGLALLDDNYVETDLKIKDHRGQDRDLSKGILTIRGIAGRSLKCEVQSHSLATRLSTVDVMYAVVKRAVEATIAIEVLQGDFYGKITAHTTSIQNRLVLYDSEGAGAMTGDGHGVIQLVRPVVSVCVKDMLIIVAQTGGGRSECIIEFTPRVNSRDDDVITVGVTKMRVMVAWSIMDP; from the exons ATGGCGGAGGCGAGGGCGAAGGCGAGGGCAGAGGCGCAGGCGATGGAGGAGCACCTGGCCTTGCTCCAGGAGGACATCCGGCTCCGCTTCTTGATGAAGGATGAGGGTTTCTCAGGCATGAGCGAGGCCGAGCGAGCGGCAAAGCAGGCCAAGGCCAAGGAGGAGCGCTTGGGCTTGATCCGCGAGTGTACACGGCTCTACTTTGAGAAGAAGGATCCGGATTACTCAGGCATGAGCGAGGCCGAgcgagcggcggaggcggagaggCGGAGGCAGGAAGCGCTGCAGGAGGCGCGCCGTCTTCAGATGGAGGGCCACCCCATGGGTCGGAGGCGGGAAGCCTTGGCTCACATCCTCGACTTCGATCCCAAGCAGTGGGGCGACTACTACAACCGATTCTCCTTTGTCGACCTCACAACATTCGACCTCGACGAGGAGT CGCCCCTTGGTCCGATGAGATTTACTGATGCAGTCTACAAAAACAAGCGAGATTACCAGCTTTGTCACGCTGTAAACATCTTGTCCATCAAGATAGCCTGCTCGGATGTTGGCTTCCCAATCCATGTATATGGCACTGTCATTGCCAGAGATAGCGTTGACGAGAAGTGTCTTTATCTCTTCCGCCGCGATAGAAACCATTGCCAAGTCATCAACTCTGAG GATGAATCATTGATCTTGACTGGCCCAAAACGAGGACTCGCGTTGTTAGATGATAATTATGTTGAGACTGATCTGAAGATCAAGGATCATCGAGGGCAGGACAGAGACCTTAGTAAAGGAATCTTAACGATCAGGGGCATAGCAGGTCGATCGTTGAAATGTGAGGTTCAAAGCCATTCTCTTGCTACCAGGCTCAGTACCGTGGATGTGATGTATGCAGTTGTGAAACGTGCAGTGGAGGCAACTATTGCAATTGAAGTTCTACAGGGAGATTTTTATGGAAAAATCACTGCCCACACCACCAGCATCCAGAACAGACTTGTTCTTTATGATAGTGAAGGGGCTGGTGCCATGACTGGTGATGGTCATGGTGTTATCCAACTTGTGCGACCCGTCGTATCTGTCTGTGTGAAGGATATGCTGATAATTGTTGCCCAGACTGGTGGTGGTAGATCTGAATGCATCATTGAATTTACTCCAAGGGTCAACAGTAGAGATGATGATGTAATTACTGTTGGTGTCACTAAGATGCGTGTGATGGTTGCTTGGTCAATAATGGACCCCTGA